A window of the Gossypium hirsutum isolate 1008001.06 chromosome A05, Gossypium_hirsutum_v2.1, whole genome shotgun sequence genome harbors these coding sequences:
- the LOC107957198 gene encoding universal stress protein PHOS32, with protein MGRTGARLPGFCLNRIRPHVRVKSPPIQAKPNLDSSKTDQKDEISGNIGEDKSRNGEKTGFLIGRKIMIVVDSSIEAKGALQWALSHTVQCHDTLVLLHVTKPSKQVPNTNEDHDKNRAPRACEPVSSLKNMCKQKRPEVEVEVAVEGKEKGRTIVEEAKKQGVALLVLGQKKKSMTWRLVMMWAGSRMTGGVVEYCIQNATCMAVGVRRKSKKLGGYLITTKRHKDFWLLA; from the exons ATGGGAAGAACAGGGGCAAGGTTGCCAGGTTTCTGTCTAAACAGGATTAGGCCTCATGTTAGAGTGAAGTCTCCTCCAATTCAAGCCAAGCCTAATCTGGATTCTTCTAAAACTGATCAAAAAGATGAAATTAGTGGCAACATTGGGGAAGATAAATCCAGAAATGGAGAAAAAACTGGGTTTTTAATTGGAAGGAAAATCATGATCGTGGTTGATTCCAGCATCGAAGCAAAGGGAGCTTTACAATGGGCACTTTCTCACACCGTTCAGTGTCACGACACTCTTGTTCTTCTTCATGTCACAAAGCCTTCAAAACAAG TGCCAAATACAAATGAAGATCATGACAAGAACAGAGCCCCAAGGGCATGTGAACCTGTTTCCTCGCTCAAAAACATGTGCAAACAGAAGAGACCTGAG GTTGAAGTAGAGGTGGCAGTGGAGGGGAAAGAGAAAGGTCGAACAATAGTGGAAGAAGCTAAAAAACAAGGAGTGGCACTTCTGGTTTTGGGACAAAAAAAGAAGTCGATGACATGGCGTCTGGTAATGATGTGGGCAGGCAGTCGAATGACAGGTGGAGTAGTGGAATACTGTATCCAAAATGCTACCTGCATGGCTGTTGGAGTCAGAAGGAAAAGCAAAAAACTTGGGGGTTATTTGATCACCACTAAACGCCACAAGGATTTCTGGCTCTTGGCTTAA
- the LOC107957199 gene encoding WEB family protein At5g16730, chloroplastic isoform X1 encodes MRGKEARKNLLRRCNSKGKFENVVFIDVDGDRFENVVIIDAPESVEENLQGSSGSKGGKHFFSPSVISIDDDETDKIDDPEICVEPAGDLDSDASSRKSCPAPNFMKKSTGLDDDDDCSFIREKKPAFKLSKCKKTYAGKTPCGKRFGLSPDSEDSSFESDCSDCEVIEGSIGKLKEQWEKAFQRKRYNVRTGQSGSEDQTSASVSRNGTPGVGENRSQQYAGTSAFQSSSDSNIQKQKSPAFETNSDSYFDDTCLDRTERPSVGSEKKVGHENFSQSKYRPTAEAQFSHIEADVTFGRERFMEVPLSRDRNQEFSRAPSKFDPYQSDFQHENTVANEKEKLQSKEPLMSSPKSSEDKQVENDMNPVDVEVGALFDESTSVRTPLDGIPVTSSKIYFDGDSSQNDETRIQQSFSIAEQSKINSMPSSEKCDESDALHVQVVDAIVSCEKDMIIDREKLKQTDQYKRAVEEEWASRQRELKIQAEEAQRLRKRKKAESMRVLDMERRQKQRLDEMRETQKKDEENMNLKEQLRMEVRKELSKLEISCIDMASLLRSLGIPVDGGSYPLSNEIDGLSQIHAAYKRALLRFHPDRASQTDIRQQVEAEEKFKLISRMKEKLLATSCH; translated from the exons ATGAGAGGGAAAGAAGCCAGGAAGAACCTGCTGAGAAGATGCAACTCAAAAGGGAAATTTGAGAATGTTGTTTTCATTGATGTTGATGGTGATAGATTTGAGAATGTCGTCATCATCGATGCTCCTGAGTCTGTGGAGGAAAATTTACAAGGTTCTAGTGGATCAAAGGGAGGCAAGCATTTCTTTTCTCCCAGTGTAATCAGCATCGATGATGATGAAACTGATAAAATAGATGATCCCGAAATTTGTGTTGAACCTGCTGGTGACTTGGACAGTGATGCCTCTTCAAGAAAAAGTTGTCCTGCACCTAACTTCATGAAGAAATCTACAGGATTAGACGATGACGATGACTGCTCGTTCATCAGGGAAAAGAAACCTGCATTCAAACTATCAAAGTGCAAGAAAACATATGCTGGGAAGACTCCTTGTGGAAAACGTTTTGGTTTAAGTCCTGACTCTGAGGATAGCTCATTTGAAAGTGATTGTTCTGATTGTGAAGTTATTGAAGGTTCTATCGGAAAACTTAAAGAACAGTGGGAGAAAGCTTTCCAGAGAAAACGATATAATGTTAGAACCGGTCAATCTGGTTCAGAGGATCAGACGAGTGCCTCAGTATCACGTAATGGTACTCCTGGAGTTGGAGAAAATAGGAGTCAGCAATATGCTGGAACCTCTGCATTCCAGAGTTCAAGTGATTCAAATATTCAGAAACAAAAGTCTCCTGCCTTTGAGACTAATAGTGATAGTTACTTTGATGATACTTGTCTCGATAGGACAGAAAGGCCTTCTGTAGGATCTGAGAAGAAAGTTGGTCATGAAAACTTTTCACAGTCAAAATATAGGCCAACTGCTGAAGCTCAGTTTTCTCATATTGAGGCTGATGTTACATTTGGAAGAGAAAGATTTATGGAAGTTCCTCTTTCAAGGGATAGAAATCAAGAGTTTTCTCGGGCACCCTCAAAATTTGACCCATACCAAAGTGATTTCCAACATGAAAATACAGTTGCGAATGAAAAGGAGAAGCTACAATCCAAAGAACCATTGATGTCAAGTCCTAAATCATCGGAAGACAAACAGGTTGAAAATGATATGAATCCTGTTGACGTTGAAGTTGGAGCTCTTTTTGATGAATCCACTTCTGTTAGGACTCCATTAGATGGAATTCCAGTAACCAGTAGTAAGATTTATTTTGATGGGGACAGTTCTCAGAATGACGAAACTCGAATTCAGCAATCTTTTTCAATAGCCGAGCAATCAAAAATTAATTCTATGCCCAGCAGTGaaaaatgtgatgaaagtgatgcATTACATGTTCAAGTAGTTGATGCCATAGTTTCTTGTGAAAAGGATATGATTATTGACCGAGAAAAGCTCAAACAGACAGATCAATACAAGCGAGCTGTGGAGGAAGAATGGGCATCTAGGCAGCGAGAGTTAAAAATTCAG GCTGAAGAGGCTCAAAGATTGCGAAAAAGGAAAAAAGCTGAAAGTATGCGTGTATTGGATATGGAGAGACGGCAAAAGCAACGTCTGGATGAAATGAGAGAGACACAAAAGAAG GATGAGGAAAATATGAACCTAAAGGAACAACTAAGAATGGAAGTAAGGAAGGAGCTTAGTAAATTGGAAATTTCATGCATCGATATGGCCTCATTGCTTCGTAGCTTGGGAATCCCTGTTGATGGTGGTTCTTATCCCTTGTCCAATGAG ATTGATGGCCTTTCACAGATTCACGCAGCTTATAAAAGAGCCTTGCTAAGATTTCATCCTGACCGAGCATCTCAAACTGATATTCGCCAGCAGGTTGAGGCGGAGGAAAAGTTTAAGCTTATTTCTCGCATGAAGGAGAAACTTTTAGCGACTTCATGTCACTGA
- the LOC107957199 gene encoding uncharacterized protein isoform X3, with protein MRGKEARKNLLRRCNSKGKFENVVFIDVDGDRFENVVIIDAPESVEENLQGSSGSKGGKHFFSPSVISIDDDETDKIDDPEICVEPAGDLDSDASSRKSCPAPNFMKKSTGLDDDDDCSFIREKKPAFKLSKCKKTYAGKTPCGKRFGLSPDSEDSSFESDCSDCEVIEGSIGKLKEQWEKAFQRKRYNVRTGQSGSEDQTSASVSRNGTPGVGENRSQQYAGTSAFQSSSDSNIQKQKSPAFETNSDSYFDDTCLDRTERPSVGSEKKVGHENFSQSKYRPTAEAQFSHIEADVTFGRERFMEVPLSRDRNQEFSRAPSKFDPYQSDFQHENTVANEKEKLQSKEPLMSSPKSSEDKQVENDMNPVDVEVGALFDESTSVRTPLDGIPVTSSKIYFDGDSSQNDETRIQQSFSIAEQSKINSMPSSEKCDESDALHVQVVDAIVSCEKDMIIDREKLKQTDQYKRAVEEEWASRQRELKIQRLNLMKLDYKLVLPMAWST; from the exons ATGAGAGGGAAAGAAGCCAGGAAGAACCTGCTGAGAAGATGCAACTCAAAAGGGAAATTTGAGAATGTTGTTTTCATTGATGTTGATGGTGATAGATTTGAGAATGTCGTCATCATCGATGCTCCTGAGTCTGTGGAGGAAAATTTACAAGGTTCTAGTGGATCAAAGGGAGGCAAGCATTTCTTTTCTCCCAGTGTAATCAGCATCGATGATGATGAAACTGATAAAATAGATGATCCCGAAATTTGTGTTGAACCTGCTGGTGACTTGGACAGTGATGCCTCTTCAAGAAAAAGTTGTCCTGCACCTAACTTCATGAAGAAATCTACAGGATTAGACGATGACGATGACTGCTCGTTCATCAGGGAAAAGAAACCTGCATTCAAACTATCAAAGTGCAAGAAAACATATGCTGGGAAGACTCCTTGTGGAAAACGTTTTGGTTTAAGTCCTGACTCTGAGGATAGCTCATTTGAAAGTGATTGTTCTGATTGTGAAGTTATTGAAGGTTCTATCGGAAAACTTAAAGAACAGTGGGAGAAAGCTTTCCAGAGAAAACGATATAATGTTAGAACCGGTCAATCTGGTTCAGAGGATCAGACGAGTGCCTCAGTATCACGTAATGGTACTCCTGGAGTTGGAGAAAATAGGAGTCAGCAATATGCTGGAACCTCTGCATTCCAGAGTTCAAGTGATTCAAATATTCAGAAACAAAAGTCTCCTGCCTTTGAGACTAATAGTGATAGTTACTTTGATGATACTTGTCTCGATAGGACAGAAAGGCCTTCTGTAGGATCTGAGAAGAAAGTTGGTCATGAAAACTTTTCACAGTCAAAATATAGGCCAACTGCTGAAGCTCAGTTTTCTCATATTGAGGCTGATGTTACATTTGGAAGAGAAAGATTTATGGAAGTTCCTCTTTCAAGGGATAGAAATCAAGAGTTTTCTCGGGCACCCTCAAAATTTGACCCATACCAAAGTGATTTCCAACATGAAAATACAGTTGCGAATGAAAAGGAGAAGCTACAATCCAAAGAACCATTGATGTCAAGTCCTAAATCATCGGAAGACAAACAGGTTGAAAATGATATGAATCCTGTTGACGTTGAAGTTGGAGCTCTTTTTGATGAATCCACTTCTGTTAGGACTCCATTAGATGGAATTCCAGTAACCAGTAGTAAGATTTATTTTGATGGGGACAGTTCTCAGAATGACGAAACTCGAATTCAGCAATCTTTTTCAATAGCCGAGCAATCAAAAATTAATTCTATGCCCAGCAGTGaaaaatgtgatgaaagtgatgcATTACATGTTCAAGTAGTTGATGCCATAGTTTCTTGTGAAAAGGATATGATTATTGACCGAGAAAAGCTCAAACAGACAGATCAATACAAGCGAGCTGTGGAGGAAGAATGGGCATCTAGGCAGCGAGAGTTAAAAATTCAG cGTTTAAACTTGATGAAGTTGGACTACAAATTAGTTCTGCCAATGGCTTGGTCAACTTAA
- the LOC107957199 gene encoding WEB family protein At5g16730, chloroplastic isoform X2, with protein sequence MRGKEARKNLLRRCNSKGKFENVVFIDVDGDRFENVVIIDAPESVEENLQGSSGSKGGKHFFSPSVISIDDDETDKIDDPEICVEPAGDLDSDASSRKSCPAPNFMKKSTGLDDDDDCSFIREKKPAFKLSKCKKTYAGKTPCGKRFGLSPDSEDSSFESDCSDCEVIEGSIGKLKEQWEKAFQRKRYNVRTGQSGSEDQTSASVSRNGTPGVGENRSQQYAGTSAFQSSSDSNIQKQKSPAFETNSDSYFDDTCLDRTERPSVGSEKKVGHENFSQSKYRPTAEAQFSHIEADVTFGRERFMEVPLSRDRNQEFSRAPSKFDPYQSDFQHENTVANEKEKLQSKEPLMSSPKSSEDKQVENDMNPVDVEVGALFDESTSVRTPLDGIPVTSSKIYFDGDSSQNDETRIQQSFSIAEQSKINSMPSSEKCDESDALHVQVVDAIVSCEKDMIIDREKLKQTDQYKRAVEEEWASRQRELKIQAEEAQRLRKRKKAESMRVLDMERRQKQRLDEMRETQKKDEENMNLKEQLRMEVRKELSKLEISCIDMASLLRSLGIPVDGGSYPLSNEIHAAYKRALLRFHPDRASQTDIRQQVEAEEKFKLISRMKEKLLATSCH encoded by the exons ATGAGAGGGAAAGAAGCCAGGAAGAACCTGCTGAGAAGATGCAACTCAAAAGGGAAATTTGAGAATGTTGTTTTCATTGATGTTGATGGTGATAGATTTGAGAATGTCGTCATCATCGATGCTCCTGAGTCTGTGGAGGAAAATTTACAAGGTTCTAGTGGATCAAAGGGAGGCAAGCATTTCTTTTCTCCCAGTGTAATCAGCATCGATGATGATGAAACTGATAAAATAGATGATCCCGAAATTTGTGTTGAACCTGCTGGTGACTTGGACAGTGATGCCTCTTCAAGAAAAAGTTGTCCTGCACCTAACTTCATGAAGAAATCTACAGGATTAGACGATGACGATGACTGCTCGTTCATCAGGGAAAAGAAACCTGCATTCAAACTATCAAAGTGCAAGAAAACATATGCTGGGAAGACTCCTTGTGGAAAACGTTTTGGTTTAAGTCCTGACTCTGAGGATAGCTCATTTGAAAGTGATTGTTCTGATTGTGAAGTTATTGAAGGTTCTATCGGAAAACTTAAAGAACAGTGGGAGAAAGCTTTCCAGAGAAAACGATATAATGTTAGAACCGGTCAATCTGGTTCAGAGGATCAGACGAGTGCCTCAGTATCACGTAATGGTACTCCTGGAGTTGGAGAAAATAGGAGTCAGCAATATGCTGGAACCTCTGCATTCCAGAGTTCAAGTGATTCAAATATTCAGAAACAAAAGTCTCCTGCCTTTGAGACTAATAGTGATAGTTACTTTGATGATACTTGTCTCGATAGGACAGAAAGGCCTTCTGTAGGATCTGAGAAGAAAGTTGGTCATGAAAACTTTTCACAGTCAAAATATAGGCCAACTGCTGAAGCTCAGTTTTCTCATATTGAGGCTGATGTTACATTTGGAAGAGAAAGATTTATGGAAGTTCCTCTTTCAAGGGATAGAAATCAAGAGTTTTCTCGGGCACCCTCAAAATTTGACCCATACCAAAGTGATTTCCAACATGAAAATACAGTTGCGAATGAAAAGGAGAAGCTACAATCCAAAGAACCATTGATGTCAAGTCCTAAATCATCGGAAGACAAACAGGTTGAAAATGATATGAATCCTGTTGACGTTGAAGTTGGAGCTCTTTTTGATGAATCCACTTCTGTTAGGACTCCATTAGATGGAATTCCAGTAACCAGTAGTAAGATTTATTTTGATGGGGACAGTTCTCAGAATGACGAAACTCGAATTCAGCAATCTTTTTCAATAGCCGAGCAATCAAAAATTAATTCTATGCCCAGCAGTGaaaaatgtgatgaaagtgatgcATTACATGTTCAAGTAGTTGATGCCATAGTTTCTTGTGAAAAGGATATGATTATTGACCGAGAAAAGCTCAAACAGACAGATCAATACAAGCGAGCTGTGGAGGAAGAATGGGCATCTAGGCAGCGAGAGTTAAAAATTCAG GCTGAAGAGGCTCAAAGATTGCGAAAAAGGAAAAAAGCTGAAAGTATGCGTGTATTGGATATGGAGAGACGGCAAAAGCAACGTCTGGATGAAATGAGAGAGACACAAAAGAAG GATGAGGAAAATATGAACCTAAAGGAACAACTAAGAATGGAAGTAAGGAAGGAGCTTAGTAAATTGGAAATTTCATGCATCGATATGGCCTCATTGCTTCGTAGCTTGGGAATCCCTGTTGATGGTGGTTCTTATCCCTTGTCCAATGAG ATTCACGCAGCTTATAAAAGAGCCTTGCTAAGATTTCATCCTGACCGAGCATCTCAAACTGATATTCGCCAGCAGGTTGAGGCGGAGGAAAAGTTTAAGCTTATTTCTCGCATGAAGGAGAAACTTTTAGCGACTTCATGTCACTGA